Proteins encoded by one window of Deltaproteobacteria bacterium:
- a CDS encoding ABC transporter substrate-binding protein: MVQRFQRLSTLLTVLAGAAGAGTALLVGGGALGFILGVVAGLAVGIAGTWGIASSLQERASSLDLEKLAEGDLSHEPSDPQIGEAVRAIRGTLGRLQGTTGAVNVAAQEVFEGTTRLLQAARHQALTVESTLTAAGAIGDALATSEMTVQEIETRAGEAGTALERMDLSIDAVGTALDSLYDFVQRTREVMEEMGQSIDRFVDSGHHLSGFVTETDDYVQVVADGIARVRALAEDTGRQAMEVSERADRGHQLVSDAVQGLFVLEDTVQRAANIVDILGARSQAIGKIVEIIEEIADQTNLLALNAAILAAQAGEHGRGFAVVAEEIRDLAERTGRSTREIGNLVTEVTSQVSTAVKVMEEGRVQASAGLSLGERASQALDEIRTTVSATATAVAETVKETSLLEEEGQRVSRASRQVSSQVENISVEAVRQAEVGNQLADRTEQMTLLTRQTQQAAEEQAANGRLVSEVVARLREGIAAVREAHRLSSDASQRVRTASTDVGSDAEGLIGVASDLSRTARRLQEVAGTITADLDTFRLPSARHGGVLRVAMVEPNLLHETEGLDPLCLRGVREAIVASLVHSGLLRPGPQAEIRPALARSWQVEREGRVYRFHLQGGLRFHDGTTCDAAAVKASLLRHLEPGREGPVTDLFLDLIGARHYRAGESSDVEGIRVVDDHELVIELKEPRAFLLQLISSPDCYVSRRTEAGVQGLGPFRIDSSVPGRSLKLVRFEEGLRANSIPLDTIELQLGHANPAAACAAVADGLADIALEIPADRLANKKTVDGLELRSHPILSTEMIFFGCGRAPLDRPAVRRALRMALDIEGFARRLPGRPGLATGLIPRGLPGHAADLPPHRLDLEQARKILEEEGVTGLELAWPYATLRDAGWIEATRTLLAPLKEIGVQIREEPMPADLYWRRVGEGDFDLLRQGWVADYPDADSFFYFLVHSSGQKPIFVDYGNDAVDRLTDEARATVDPDLRHQLYQRAERELYEDPCLVPLVYGRDAVLIRDGVHGVTVLPTVPSIRLDDVWLSES; this comes from the coding sequence ATGGTACAGCGCTTCCAACGCCTGTCCACGCTTCTCACCGTCCTCGCCGGGGCGGCGGGGGCGGGAACCGCCCTTCTGGTGGGCGGCGGGGCCCTGGGCTTCATCCTGGGCGTCGTCGCCGGCCTGGCCGTCGGTATCGCCGGCACCTGGGGCATCGCCTCCTCCCTCCAGGAGCGGGCGAGCAGCCTGGATCTGGAGAAGCTGGCCGAGGGGGACCTCTCCCACGAGCCCAGCGACCCCCAGATCGGCGAGGCCGTCCGGGCCATCCGGGGCACCCTGGGGCGCCTCCAGGGCACCACCGGCGCCGTGAACGTGGCCGCCCAGGAGGTCTTCGAGGGCACCACCCGCCTGCTCCAGGCCGCCCGGCACCAGGCCCTGACCGTGGAGAGCACCCTGACGGCGGCGGGCGCCATCGGGGACGCCCTGGCGACCTCCGAGATGACCGTCCAGGAGATCGAGACCCGGGCCGGTGAGGCCGGCACCGCCCTCGAGCGGATGGACCTCTCCATCGACGCCGTGGGCACCGCCCTCGACTCCCTCTACGACTTCGTCCAGCGCACCCGCGAGGTGATGGAGGAGATGGGCCAGTCCATCGACCGCTTCGTGGACAGCGGCCACCACCTCTCGGGCTTCGTCACCGAGACCGACGACTACGTCCAGGTCGTCGCCGATGGCATCGCCCGGGTGCGGGCGCTGGCCGAGGACACCGGCCGCCAGGCGATGGAGGTCAGCGAGCGCGCGGACCGGGGCCACCAGCTGGTCTCGGACGCGGTGCAGGGCCTCTTCGTCCTCGAGGACACCGTGCAGCGGGCGGCGAACATCGTCGACATCCTCGGCGCCCGCTCCCAGGCCATCGGCAAGATCGTCGAGATCATCGAGGAGATCGCCGACCAGACCAACCTCCTCGCCCTCAACGCGGCCATCCTCGCCGCCCAGGCCGGAGAGCACGGCCGGGGCTTCGCGGTCGTGGCCGAGGAGATCCGGGACCTCGCCGAGCGGACCGGGCGCAGCACCCGCGAGATCGGCAACCTCGTCACCGAGGTCACCAGCCAGGTCTCCACCGCGGTGAAGGTGATGGAGGAGGGCCGAGTGCAGGCCTCGGCGGGCCTCTCCCTCGGCGAGCGGGCCTCGCAGGCCCTCGACGAGATCCGGACCACCGTCTCCGCGACTGCGACGGCCGTGGCCGAGACGGTGAAGGAGACCTCCCTCCTCGAGGAGGAGGGCCAGCGGGTCTCCCGGGCCTCGCGGCAGGTCTCGTCCCAGGTGGAGAACATCTCGGTGGAGGCGGTCCGCCAGGCCGAGGTGGGCAACCAGCTCGCCGACCGGACCGAGCAGATGACCCTGCTCACCCGGCAGACCCAGCAGGCCGCGGAGGAGCAGGCCGCCAACGGACGCCTGGTGAGCGAGGTCGTCGCCCGGCTGCGCGAGGGCATCGCCGCGGTGCGCGAGGCCCACCGCCTCTCCAGCGACGCCAGCCAGCGGGTGCGCACGGCGAGCACCGACGTGGGCTCGGACGCCGAGGGGCTCATCGGCGTCGCCTCCGACCTCTCCCGCACGGCGCGCCGCCTGCAGGAGGTGGCCGGGACCATCACCGCCGACCTCGACACCTTCCGCCTCCCCTCGGCCCGCCATGGCGGCGTCCTGCGGGTGGCGATGGTCGAGCCCAACCTCCTCCACGAGACCGAGGGCCTGGACCCGCTGTGCCTGCGCGGAGTGCGCGAGGCCATCGTCGCCTCTCTGGTCCACTCGGGGCTGCTGCGCCCCGGCCCCCAGGCCGAGATCCGGCCGGCGCTGGCCCGCAGCTGGCAGGTCGAGCGGGAGGGGCGGGTCTACCGCTTCCACCTCCAGGGCGGGCTGCGCTTCCACGACGGGACGACCTGCGACGCCGCCGCGGTGAAGGCCTCGCTCCTGCGCCACCTCGAGCCCGGCCGCGAGGGGCCGGTGACCGACCTCTTCCTCGACCTCATCGGAGCTCGCCACTACCGCGCCGGAGAGAGCAGCGACGTCGAGGGCATCCGGGTGGTCGACGATCACGAGCTGGTGATCGAACTCAAGGAGCCCCGGGCCTTCCTCCTCCAGCTGATCTCCAGCCCCGACTGCTACGTCTCCCGCCGCACCGAGGCCGGGGTCCAGGGGTTGGGCCCCTTCCGGATCGACTCCTCGGTGCCGGGCCGCAGCCTGAAGCTGGTCCGCTTCGAGGAGGGCCTGCGCGCCAACTCGATCCCCCTGGACACGATCGAGCTGCAGCTGGGCCACGCCAACCCGGCGGCCGCCTGCGCCGCGGTCGCCGACGGCCTCGCCGACATCGCGCTGGAGATCCCCGCCGACCGGCTGGCCAACAAGAAGACGGTCGACGGCCTCGAGCTGCGCTCCCACCCCATCCTCTCCACCGAGATGATCTTCTTCGGCTGCGGGCGGGCGCCCCTCGATCGCCCGGCCGTGCGCCGGGCGCTGCGGATGGCCCTCGACATCGAGGGCTTCGCCCGGCGCCTCCCGGGCCGCCCGGGCCTGGCCACCGGCCTCATCCCCCGCGGCCTCCCCGGCCACGCCGCGGACCTGCCTCCGCACCGGCTCGATCTCGAGCAGGCCCGCAAGATCCTCGAGGAGGAGGGCGTCACCGGCCTCGAGCTGGCCTGGCCCTACGCCACCTTGCGCGACGCCGGCTGGATCGAGGCGACCCGCACCCTGCTGGCCCCCCTGAAGGAAATCGGTGTTCAGATCCGCGAGGAGCCGATGCCCGCCGACCTCTACTGGCGGCGCGTCGGCGAGGGCGACTTCGATCTGCTGCGCCAGGGCTGGGTCGCCGACTACCCCGACGCGGACTCCTTCTTCTACTTCCTCGTCCACTCCTCGGGGCAGAAGCCGATCTTCGTCGACTACGGCAACGACGCCGTCGATCGCCTCACCGACGAGGCCCGGGCCACCGTCGATCCCGACCTTCGCCACCAGCTCTACCAGCGCGCCGAGCGCGAGCTCTACGAGGACCCCTGCCTCGTTCCCCTCGTCTACGGGCGCGACGCCGTCCTCATCCGCGACGGCGTCCACGGCGTCACCGTCCTCCCGACCGTGCCGTCCATCCGCCTCGACGACGTCTGGCTCTCCGAGAGCTGA
- a CDS encoding transglutaminase domain-containing protein has translation MAYNRRPALLLCTLLLLLPAASEAGETRRYSVRLQGSEVGHAVLTYRRDSGGTTTYTHHSKLTSSRDGKTSERVLHEEVRVKDGVLLSAWAVRISGGQRQAVSARWDARAGAMVVRRGDRVERVPVDSAAGVEALFEAPRRLIESGSVGARRRVFDLPDGNLGWVILRQARDERGWAETEELGVRVRSRWAPGAALPDALDLVDIGLVYAAEGIEAGNDVGRMADLTGGSVVVEGTLVPGVRLRLSPPEDWPGLACADREVTLPAAGPLCGAGTDEAPTRRLQPSAGPQVRGLVARVKGQSITERAASLAQLIDGQLDPEVDGAGLWEAEPETALARGRGDCNEAAAVFLASAPLLGLDARRRTGLFQDPAEPTRLWPHTWVEVRTEKGWIRVDPSRGQAPAEGVYLDLGAGDSLAGQLRSVAPALRGAQVKVVGAPPPGTR, from the coding sequence ATGGCATACAACCGCCGGCCAGCGCTACTTCTTTGTACCCTCCTGCTCCTCCTGCCCGCCGCGAGCGAGGCGGGGGAGACGCGGCGCTATTCCGTCCGCCTCCAGGGCAGCGAGGTCGGACACGCCGTCCTCACCTACCGGCGGGACTCGGGTGGGACGACCACTTACACGCACCACAGCAAGCTGACCTCCTCCCGCGACGGGAAGACCAGCGAGCGGGTCCTCCACGAGGAGGTGCGGGTCAAGGACGGGGTGCTGCTCTCGGCCTGGGCCGTGCGGATCTCCGGCGGCCAGCGCCAGGCGGTGAGCGCCCGCTGGGACGCCCGCGCCGGCGCGATGGTGGTGCGCCGCGGTGACCGGGTCGAGCGGGTGCCGGTGGACTCGGCGGCCGGGGTCGAGGCGCTCTTCGAGGCCCCCCGGCGGCTCATCGAGAGCGGCTCGGTCGGCGCCCGCCGGCGGGTCTTCGACCTGCCCGACGGGAACCTGGGCTGGGTCATCCTGCGGCAGGCCCGCGACGAGCGCGGCTGGGCCGAGACCGAGGAGCTCGGGGTGCGGGTGCGCTCCCGCTGGGCCCCCGGCGCGGCCCTCCCCGACGCGCTGGATCTGGTGGACATCGGGCTGGTCTACGCCGCCGAGGGCATCGAGGCCGGCAACGACGTGGGCCGGATGGCCGACCTCACCGGCGGCTCGGTGGTGGTCGAGGGCACCCTGGTCCCCGGCGTCCGCCTGCGCCTGTCCCCGCCGGAGGACTGGCCGGGGCTCGCCTGCGCCGACCGGGAGGTCACCCTTCCCGCGGCCGGGCCCCTCTGCGGGGCCGGCACCGACGAGGCCCCCACCCGGAGGCTCCAGCCCTCCGCCGGTCCGCAGGTCCGCGGCCTGGTCGCCCGGGTGAAGGGGCAGAGCATCACCGAGCGGGCCGCCTCCCTGGCGCAGCTGATCGACGGTCAGCTCGACCCCGAGGTGGACGGCGCCGGCCTCTGGGAGGCCGAGCCCGAGACCGCGCTGGCCCGCGGGCGGGGCGACTGCAACGAGGCCGCCGCCGTCTTCCTGGCGTCGGCGCCCCTCCTCGGCCTCGACGCCCGCCGCCGCACCGGGCTCTTCCAGGACCCCGCCGAGCCCACCCGCCTCTGGCCCCACACCTGGGTCGAGGTGCGCACCGAGAAGGGCTGGATCCGGGTCGATCCCTCGCGGGGCCAGGCCCCGGCCGAGGGCGTCTACCTCGATCTGGGGGCCGGCGACTCCCTGGCCGGTCAGCTCCGCTCGGTGGCGCCCGCGCTGCGCGGCGCGCAGGTGAAGGTCGTCGGGGCCCCGCCTCCCGGGACCCGCTGA
- a CDS encoding aldehyde dehydrogenase family protein, producing MSTPDLTPLPYLGNYVGGRFVKVSPSKADGHLLSVSPRDVTDEIWRGTFRLEAIEEAVEAGRKARQGWGELPLAGRLKILGKIKAQLRNHREELVLLLAREAGLPLWEGEAEVKRAIELFTLLEGPARQQLEQLTSLSEDLEPVPLGLVAVLPDFASPLLDLHRGVLAVLAAGNVAIVHPHALTPGLGQLYARILDEADLPRGVFALVQGDSDLRAALAGHPGLDGVRLTSSAGMARRVARLVQEQPWKTLRMRTPGKNPLLVLPGADLERAARDAALGAYLTAGQRATSTRWVVVHRKLVSKFVPALDACATRFRVGDPLDPETVVGPLASEALRRAFLRHVRLGENEGNRVVRATGIVGADPVGWYVGPAIHEVPTILEDSRYQMYPVLGPDLPIFSVRSTEEAFALVGSLDSLLCASVHTSDAKLWNAARHALSVGRLIQNGPTTARVAALPMPSGAQGRRSLLEGFFLLTEWVRPSVRIPADRQQDDTPVPPGLD from the coding sequence ATGAGCACACCCGACCTCACCCCCCTCCCCTACCTCGGCAACTACGTCGGCGGCCGCTTCGTGAAGGTCAGCCCCTCGAAGGCGGACGGCCACCTCCTCTCGGTCTCCCCCCGGGACGTCACCGACGAGATCTGGCGGGGCACCTTCCGCCTCGAGGCCATCGAGGAGGCGGTGGAGGCGGGCCGCAAGGCCCGGCAGGGCTGGGGCGAGCTCCCCCTGGCGGGGCGCCTCAAGATCCTGGGCAAGATCAAGGCCCAGCTGCGCAATCACCGGGAGGAGCTGGTCCTGCTCCTGGCCCGCGAGGCTGGCCTGCCCCTCTGGGAGGGAGAGGCCGAGGTGAAGCGGGCCATCGAGCTCTTCACCCTCCTCGAGGGCCCCGCCCGGCAGCAGCTGGAGCAGCTCACCTCCCTCTCCGAGGATCTCGAGCCGGTGCCGCTGGGGCTGGTGGCGGTCCTGCCCGACTTCGCCTCTCCCCTCCTCGATCTGCACCGCGGCGTGCTGGCGGTGCTCGCGGCGGGGAACGTCGCGATCGTCCACCCCCACGCCCTCACCCCCGGCCTGGGCCAGCTCTACGCCCGCATCCTCGACGAGGCCGATCTGCCCCGGGGGGTCTTCGCGCTGGTGCAGGGGGACTCGGATCTCCGGGCGGCGCTCGCCGGCCACCCGGGGCTGGACGGAGTCCGGCTCACCTCCTCGGCGGGCATGGCGCGGCGGGTCGCCCGCCTCGTCCAGGAGCAGCCCTGGAAGACCCTGCGGATGCGGACGCCGGGCAAGAACCCCCTCCTGGTGCTGCCGGGCGCGGACCTCGAGCGGGCCGCGCGCGACGCGGCGCTCGGCGCCTACCTCACCGCGGGGCAGCGCGCGACCTCCACCCGCTGGGTGGTCGTGCACCGCAAGCTGGTGAGCAAGTTCGTGCCCGCCCTCGACGCCTGCGCCACCCGCTTCCGGGTGGGCGACCCCCTCGATCCGGAGACGGTGGTGGGGCCCCTGGCCTCCGAGGCCCTTCGCCGCGCCTTCCTGCGCCACGTGCGCCTCGGCGAGAACGAGGGCAACCGGGTGGTGCGCGCCACCGGCATCGTCGGGGCCGATCCGGTGGGCTGGTACGTGGGCCCGGCCATCCACGAGGTGCCCACCATCCTCGAGGACTCCCGCTACCAGATGTACCCGGTCCTCGGCCCGGACCTGCCCATCTTCAGCGTACGCAGCACGGAGGAGGCCTTCGCCCTGGTGGGCTCCCTCGACTCCCTCCTCTGCGCCTCCGTACACACCTCGGACGCCAAGCTCTGGAACGCCGCCCGGCACGCCCTCTCGGTGGGCCGCCTCATCCAGAACGGCCCGACCACGGCGCGGGTTGCCGCGCTGCCCATGCCCAGCGGCGCGCAGGGCCGACGGAGCCTCCTCGAGGGCTTCTTCCTCCTCACCGAGTGGGTGAGGCCCAGCGTGCGGATCCCCGCCGACCGGCAGCAGGACGACACGCCCGTGCCGCCCGGCCTCGACTAG
- a CDS encoding VTT domain-containing protein, with protein MGDPVTVAAEIQAVMQGFGPWAPLLLGGASLVEYVLPPFPGDTVTLVGGVMAMSGGVSWGAVVVALFLGNVVGMLVDWEVGRWLALHAGQLPGEAERPWWQPLSQERFSRFEVAYRKWGAWLLVGNRFLPAARAFFFLAAGAAGIPRRQTLFWGLISATLWNLGVLAAGAYLGGNLEEIMAFAARVGTGGWVVLGAALAAWALLLLARRLRQRRA; from the coding sequence GTGGGCGATCCGGTCACGGTGGCGGCCGAGATCCAGGCGGTGATGCAGGGCTTCGGCCCCTGGGCGCCGCTGCTCCTCGGCGGCGCCTCGCTCGTCGAGTACGTCCTCCCGCCCTTCCCCGGCGACACGGTCACCCTGGTCGGCGGGGTGATGGCCATGAGCGGCGGGGTCTCCTGGGGGGCGGTGGTGGTGGCCCTCTTCCTGGGCAACGTGGTGGGCATGCTGGTCGACTGGGAGGTGGGCCGCTGGCTCGCCCTCCACGCGGGCCAGCTCCCCGGTGAGGCGGAGCGCCCCTGGTGGCAGCCCCTCTCCCAGGAGCGCTTCTCTCGCTTCGAGGTGGCCTACCGCAAGTGGGGCGCCTGGCTGCTGGTCGGCAACCGCTTCCTCCCGGCCGCCCGCGCCTTCTTCTTCCTGGCGGCCGGCGCGGCGGGCATCCCCCGGCGGCAGACCCTCTTCTGGGGCCTGATCTCCGCCACCCTCTGGAACCTCGGCGTCCTCGCCGCCGGCGCCTACCTCGGCGGCAACCTAGAGGAGATCATGGCCTTCGCCGCCCGGGTCGGCACCGGCGGCTGGGTCGTCCTCGGCGCCGCCCTCGCCGCCTGGGCCCTCCTCCTCCTCGCCCGCCGCCTCCGCCAGCGCCGCGCCTGA